One Xiphophorus hellerii strain 12219 chromosome 1, Xiphophorus_hellerii-4.1, whole genome shotgun sequence DNA segment encodes these proteins:
- the tspy gene encoding testis specific protein Y-linked isoform X2: MELDKLQKVAKTVKLEVKKKLTGSQKILLLKKLLCGQIRLRIVQIAPASSPSTAPSLTVTMPTSPRNRSPQRPRHPPIQKRKAQKTAESMQHPSTPVDQSDSAAIAAAEALASLTGGDGEESQETPCSSAKVRPVKHGSKNKQRPGQQPSKVGSKTQAAADSSTSARSTDREDKDDAAEADEGDESVSGSSSTPSSSFPSDNEDNDDGECAIVSVKMAPEMRQSVALLAQVQMRLEALEKKSVRLHQRLELKINRQRRPHLDQRSSITKTIPGFWVTALLNHPHLSAHIDETDEDALSYMTDLEVESFKNTKLGYRIRFHFRRNPYFQNNIIMKELHLGMGGSPMSFSNPILWHRGHNLTANSEPRKSCRGVYETFFSWFSDHSNPVQDDVAQILKDDLYRDPLRYYLTPLWEPRENGSATEARAAGNGNGDDCVVISDSDDEPGEDTGDADRGRSREDEEDDDYEEEEGVEEEEEEEEDGRRASPELLSIHHVKMKRGDTTANRPRHGCPSNLTGQAR, encoded by the exons ATGGAATTGGACAAACTTCAAAAAGTTGCGAAAACAGTGAAGTTGGAAGTAAAGAAGAAACTCACAGGAAGCCAAAAGATACTGTTGCTGAAGAAACTTCTGTGCGGACAGATAAGGCTTCGGATCGTACAGATAGCACCAGCGAGCAGCCCGTCAACAGCTCCATCCCTGACGGTGACCATGCCGACATCACCGAGAAACCGCAGTCCTCAGAGGCCTCGGCACCCACCGATTCAAAAGAGGAAAGCCCAGAAAACAGCTGAATCAATGCAGCATCCATCAACTCCTGTGGACCAGTCCGACTCCGCAGCCATAGCAGCTGCTGAAGCACTGGCCAGTCTCACTGGCGGAGACGGAGAGGAAAGCCAAGAGACTCCGTGTTCATCTGCAAAAGTGAGACCAGTGAAACAtggaagtaaaaacaaacagcgGCCAGGCCAGCAGCCTTCAAAAGTTGGCTCAAAAACACAGGCAGCTGCAGACAGCTCCACATCAGCACGGAGTACCGACAGAGAAGATAAAGATGATGCTGCCGAAGCAGACGAAGGCGATGAATCCGTCTCGGGATCTTCCTCCACACCCAGCTCCTCTTTCCCATCTGACAATGAGGACAATGATGATGGGGAGTGTGCGATTGTGTCGGTCAAAATGGCCCCAGAGATGAGGCAGTCTGTTGCTCTACTGGCACAAGTGCAGATGAGACTTGAGGCTCTAGAGAAGAAGAGCGTCAGACTCCATCAACGGCTGGAGCTGAAGATTAATCGCCAGAGACGCCCGCATCTTGATCAGAGAAGCTCCATCACAAAAACCATCCCGGGGTTTTGGGTAACGGCT CTGCTGAACCATCCTCACCTCTCTGCTCACATAGATGAGACCGATGAAGATGCTCTTAGTTACATGACTGATCTTGAA GTCGAATCTTTCAAAAACACCAAACTCGGCTACAGGATTCGCTTCCACTTCCGACGGAACCCATATTTCCAGAATAACATCATTATGAAGGAATTGCACCTTGGCATGGGAG GGTCACCCATGTCATTCTCCAACCCCATCCTCTGGCACCGCGGACACAATCTGACCGCTAACAGCGAGCCCAGGAAGTCATGCCGCGGCGTTTACGAGACGTTTTTCAGCTGGTTCAGTGACCACAGCAACCCAGTGCAAGACGATGTAGCACAG aTACTGAAGGACGACCTCTACAGAGATCCACTGAGATACTACCTCACTCCTCTCTGGGAACCGAGGGAGAACGGCAG CGCCACAGAGGCCAGAGCGGCTGGAAATGGAAACGGAGATGATTGCGTGGTAATTTCTGACTCGGACGATGAGCCGGGGGAGGACACTGGTGATGCCGATCGAGGCCGCAGCAGGGAGGACGAGGAGGATGACGAttatgaagaagaagaaggtgtagaagaagaagaggaggaggaagaagacgGCAGGCGAGCGAGTCCAG AGCTCCTTTCAATCCATCATGTGAAGATGAAACGAGGTGACACAACCGCAAACCGACCCAGACACGGCTGTCCATCTAACCTGACAGGCCAGGCAAG atga
- the tspy gene encoding testis specific protein Y-linked isoform X1 has protein sequence MELDKLQKVAKTVKLEVKKKLTGSQKILLLKKLLCGQIRLRIVQIAPASSPSTAPSLTVTMPTSPRNRSPQRPRHPPIQKRKAQKTAESMQHPSTPVDQSDSAAIAAAEALASLTGGDGEESQETPCSSAKVRPVKHGSKNKQRPGQQPSKVGSKTQAAADSSTSARSTDREDKDDAAEADEGDESVSGSSSTPSSSFPSDNEDNDDGECAIVSVKMAPEMRQSVALLAQVQMRLEALEKKSVRLHQRLELKINRQRRPHLDQRSSITKTIPGFWVTALLNHPHLSAHIDETDEDALSYMTDLEVESFKNTKLGYRIRFHFRRNPYFQNNIIMKELHLGMGGSPMSFSNPILWHRGHNLTANSEPRKSCRGVYETFFSWFSDHSNPVQDDVAQILKDDLYRDPLRYYLTPLWEPRENGSSATEARAAGNGNGDDCVVISDSDDEPGEDTGDADRGRSREDEEDDDYEEEEGVEEEEEEEEDGRRASPELLSIHHVKMKRGDTTANRPRHGCPSNLTGQAR, from the exons ATGGAATTGGACAAACTTCAAAAAGTTGCGAAAACAGTGAAGTTGGAAGTAAAGAAGAAACTCACAGGAAGCCAAAAGATACTGTTGCTGAAGAAACTTCTGTGCGGACAGATAAGGCTTCGGATCGTACAGATAGCACCAGCGAGCAGCCCGTCAACAGCTCCATCCCTGACGGTGACCATGCCGACATCACCGAGAAACCGCAGTCCTCAGAGGCCTCGGCACCCACCGATTCAAAAGAGGAAAGCCCAGAAAACAGCTGAATCAATGCAGCATCCATCAACTCCTGTGGACCAGTCCGACTCCGCAGCCATAGCAGCTGCTGAAGCACTGGCCAGTCTCACTGGCGGAGACGGAGAGGAAAGCCAAGAGACTCCGTGTTCATCTGCAAAAGTGAGACCAGTGAAACAtggaagtaaaaacaaacagcgGCCAGGCCAGCAGCCTTCAAAAGTTGGCTCAAAAACACAGGCAGCTGCAGACAGCTCCACATCAGCACGGAGTACCGACAGAGAAGATAAAGATGATGCTGCCGAAGCAGACGAAGGCGATGAATCCGTCTCGGGATCTTCCTCCACACCCAGCTCCTCTTTCCCATCTGACAATGAGGACAATGATGATGGGGAGTGTGCGATTGTGTCGGTCAAAATGGCCCCAGAGATGAGGCAGTCTGTTGCTCTACTGGCACAAGTGCAGATGAGACTTGAGGCTCTAGAGAAGAAGAGCGTCAGACTCCATCAACGGCTGGAGCTGAAGATTAATCGCCAGAGACGCCCGCATCTTGATCAGAGAAGCTCCATCACAAAAACCATCCCGGGGTTTTGGGTAACGGCT CTGCTGAACCATCCTCACCTCTCTGCTCACATAGATGAGACCGATGAAGATGCTCTTAGTTACATGACTGATCTTGAA GTCGAATCTTTCAAAAACACCAAACTCGGCTACAGGATTCGCTTCCACTTCCGACGGAACCCATATTTCCAGAATAACATCATTATGAAGGAATTGCACCTTGGCATGGGAG GGTCACCCATGTCATTCTCCAACCCCATCCTCTGGCACCGCGGACACAATCTGACCGCTAACAGCGAGCCCAGGAAGTCATGCCGCGGCGTTTACGAGACGTTTTTCAGCTGGTTCAGTGACCACAGCAACCCAGTGCAAGACGATGTAGCACAG aTACTGAAGGACGACCTCTACAGAGATCCACTGAGATACTACCTCACTCCTCTCTGGGAACCGAGGGAGAACGGCAG TAGCGCCACAGAGGCCAGAGCGGCTGGAAATGGAAACGGAGATGATTGCGTGGTAATTTCTGACTCGGACGATGAGCCGGGGGAGGACACTGGTGATGCCGATCGAGGCCGCAGCAGGGAGGACGAGGAGGATGACGAttatgaagaagaagaaggtgtagaagaagaagaggaggaggaagaagacgGCAGGCGAGCGAGTCCAG AGCTCCTTTCAATCCATCATGTGAAGATGAAACGAGGTGACACAACCGCAAACCGACCCAGACACGGCTGTCCATCTAACCTGACAGGCCAGGCAAG atga
- the tspy gene encoding testis specific protein Y-linked isoform X3, which translates to MELDKLQKVAKTVKLEVKKKLTGSQKILLLKKLLCGQIRLRIVQIAPASSPSTAPSLTVTMPTSPRNRSPQRPRHPPIQKRKAQKTAESMQHPSTPVDQSDSAAIAAAEALASLTGGDGEESQETPCSSAKVRPVKHGSKNKQRPGQQPSKVGSKTQAAADSSTSARSTDREDKDDAAEADEGDESVSGSSSTPSSSFPSDNEDNDDGECAIVSVKMAPEMRQSVALLAQVQMRLEALEKKSVRLHQRLELKINRQRRPHLDQRSSITKTIPGFWVTALLNHPHLSAHIDETDEDALSYMTDLEVESFKNTKLGYRIRFHFRRNPYFQNNIIMKELHLGMGGSPMSFSNPILWHRGHNLTANSEPRKSCRGVYETFFSWFSDHSNPVQDDVAQILKDDLYRDPLRYYLTPLWEPRENGSSATEARAAGNGNGDDCVVISDSDDEPGEDTGDADRGRSREDEEDDDYEEEEGVEEEEEEEEDGRRASPDESQEEEEEGSGEIVIDGSDDSDQEEEEEA; encoded by the exons ATGGAATTGGACAAACTTCAAAAAGTTGCGAAAACAGTGAAGTTGGAAGTAAAGAAGAAACTCACAGGAAGCCAAAAGATACTGTTGCTGAAGAAACTTCTGTGCGGACAGATAAGGCTTCGGATCGTACAGATAGCACCAGCGAGCAGCCCGTCAACAGCTCCATCCCTGACGGTGACCATGCCGACATCACCGAGAAACCGCAGTCCTCAGAGGCCTCGGCACCCACCGATTCAAAAGAGGAAAGCCCAGAAAACAGCTGAATCAATGCAGCATCCATCAACTCCTGTGGACCAGTCCGACTCCGCAGCCATAGCAGCTGCTGAAGCACTGGCCAGTCTCACTGGCGGAGACGGAGAGGAAAGCCAAGAGACTCCGTGTTCATCTGCAAAAGTGAGACCAGTGAAACAtggaagtaaaaacaaacagcgGCCAGGCCAGCAGCCTTCAAAAGTTGGCTCAAAAACACAGGCAGCTGCAGACAGCTCCACATCAGCACGGAGTACCGACAGAGAAGATAAAGATGATGCTGCCGAAGCAGACGAAGGCGATGAATCCGTCTCGGGATCTTCCTCCACACCCAGCTCCTCTTTCCCATCTGACAATGAGGACAATGATGATGGGGAGTGTGCGATTGTGTCGGTCAAAATGGCCCCAGAGATGAGGCAGTCTGTTGCTCTACTGGCACAAGTGCAGATGAGACTTGAGGCTCTAGAGAAGAAGAGCGTCAGACTCCATCAACGGCTGGAGCTGAAGATTAATCGCCAGAGACGCCCGCATCTTGATCAGAGAAGCTCCATCACAAAAACCATCCCGGGGTTTTGGGTAACGGCT CTGCTGAACCATCCTCACCTCTCTGCTCACATAGATGAGACCGATGAAGATGCTCTTAGTTACATGACTGATCTTGAA GTCGAATCTTTCAAAAACACCAAACTCGGCTACAGGATTCGCTTCCACTTCCGACGGAACCCATATTTCCAGAATAACATCATTATGAAGGAATTGCACCTTGGCATGGGAG GGTCACCCATGTCATTCTCCAACCCCATCCTCTGGCACCGCGGACACAATCTGACCGCTAACAGCGAGCCCAGGAAGTCATGCCGCGGCGTTTACGAGACGTTTTTCAGCTGGTTCAGTGACCACAGCAACCCAGTGCAAGACGATGTAGCACAG aTACTGAAGGACGACCTCTACAGAGATCCACTGAGATACTACCTCACTCCTCTCTGGGAACCGAGGGAGAACGGCAG TAGCGCCACAGAGGCCAGAGCGGCTGGAAATGGAAACGGAGATGATTGCGTGGTAATTTCTGACTCGGACGATGAGCCGGGGGAGGACACTGGTGATGCCGATCGAGGCCGCAGCAGGGAGGACGAGGAGGATGACGAttatgaagaagaagaaggtgtagaagaagaagaggaggaggaagaagacgGCAGGCGAGCGAGTCCAG atgagagccaggaggaggaagaggagggtagTGGAGAAATTGTGATCGATG GCTCTGACGACAGCgatcaggaggaagaggaggaggcctAA
- the LOC116736677 gene encoding semaphorin-3F-like: protein MTVTMTASGAQLLLLALCVYRVWGLQQSAPRVRLSFKELMDTKAARPFSFSFNTSDYRILLMDQDQGRLYLGSREYLVALDMHNVNKEPLIIHWPASAKRKGECQMTGKGRQGECANFVRLIEPWNRTHLYTCGTGAYQPICTFINRGWRAEDYLFRLVSGYMDSGKGKCSYDPKQENVAVLINGNLYAGVHIDFMSTDAALFRTMGGRTAIRTEQYDSRWLNEPVFIQIQQIPDSAEKNDDKLYFFFREKSLDTSGGASPTVLARVGRVCLNDEGGQKSLVNRWTTFLKARLVCSVIGDDGVETSFDELRDVFIQPTQDERNPMVYALFTTAGSVFKGSAVCVYSMADVRNVFNGPFAHKHGHNYQWTEYTGKIPYPRPGTCPGGTFTPGIQSSKNFSDEAVNFIRSHPLMFHSVYPIHRRPLVVKTGVDYRYTALVVDQVDAVDGRYEVLFLGTDRGTVQKVIVLPKDPTTMEELTLEEVEVFRTRVPVKTMKISSKRQQLYVSSDAGLTQVSLHRCGVYGRACSDCCLARDPYCAWDGESCSAFTPSTKRRSRRQDVKHGDPLRQCRGFNAKVEKRLRETVQFGVEGSSTFLECQPRSPQATVKWLYQREGKRKVLNRVGGVLKTNQGILLKSLNQSDAGLYHCLATENNFKHTMARVALRILDRDIVLALTAQDEDEEPKTRQAGAYPQSLVSSTPFPPEIRLINQYCQSYWDQVNPKQQQQRKRTNRRHTESQDQGLG from the exons ATGACTGTTACCATGACAGCATCTGGAGCCCAGCTCCTCCTGTTGGCCCTGTGTGTTTACAGAGTCTGGGGCCTGCAGCAGTCTGCGCCGCGGGTTCGCCTCTCCTTCAAAG AACTCATGGACACAAAAGCAGCGCGACCcttcagtttttccttcaaCACCAGCGACTACAGAATCCTCCTCATGGATCAGGACCAGGGCCGCCTCTACCTGGGCAGTCGGGAGTACCTGGTTGCTCTGGACATGCACAACGTCAACAAAGAACCGCTTATA ATCCACTGGCCAGCCTCTGCAAAGAGAAAGGGAGAATGCCAGATGACAGGAAAGGGCAGACAG GGTGAATGTGCCAATTTTGTGAGGTTGATTGAGCCGTGGAACCGCACCCACCTCTACACCTGCGGCACAGGGGCGTACCAACCCATCTGCACATTCATCAACCGAGGCTGGAGGGCAGAG GACTACCTGTTTAGACTGGTGTCTGGTTATATGGATTCAGGGAAGGGAAAATGTTCCTACGATCCTAAGCAGGAGAATGTTGCAGTTTTGATCA ACGGAAACTTGTACGCAGGTGTACATATTGACTTTATGAGCACAGACGCAGCTTTATTTAGGACCATGGGAGGGAGGACAGCAATCAGGACGGAGCAGTATGATTCCAGGTGGCTCAACG AGCCGGTGTTTATCCAGATCCAGCAGATCCCTGACAGTGCAGAAAAGAATGATGACAAGCTTTACTTCTTTTTCCGGGAGAAGAGTCTAGACACCAGTGGTGGGGCGAGCCCCACGGTTTTAGCCCGGGTGGGGAGAGTGTGTCTG AATGATGAAGGTGGACAGAAATCCCTGGTGAACCGCTGGACGACATTCCTGAAGGCGCGTCTTGTCTGCTCGGTTATAGGAGACGACGGAGTCGAGACGTCGTTTGATGAACTAC GAGACGTGTTCATTCAACCAACACAGGATGAAAGAAACCCCATGGTGTACGCTCTGTTCACCACAGCCGG CTCTGTGTTTAAGGGCTCAGCAGTTTGCGTATACTCAATGGCTGATGTCCGCAACGTCTTCAATGGACCGTTTGCCCACAAGCACGGCCACAACTACCAGTGGACAGAATACACTGGGAAGATTCCCTATCCACGGCCTGGAACA TGTCCAGGAGGAACCTTCACTCCAGGCATCCAGTCGTCCAAGAACTTCTCTGATGAAGCTGTGAATTTCATCCGCTCACATCCCCTCATGTTTCATTCAGTGTATCCTATCCATCgccgccccctggtggtgaaAACCGGCGTGGACTACCGGTACACGGCCCTTGTGGTCGACCAGGTGGATGCAGTGGATGGGCGCTATGAGGTCCTATTTTTAGGCACAG ACCGAGGCACAGTGCAAAAAGTCATCGTTTTGCCCAAAGACCCAACAACCATGGAGGAACTGACTCTAGAAGAGGTTGAGGTTTTTCGG ACCAGAGTTCCTGTTAAAACAATGAAGATTTCTTCAAAAAGa CAACAGCTATACGTGTCATCGGACGCGGGGCTGACGCAGGTGTCGCTGCACCGCTGCGGCGTGTACGGCAGGGCCTGCTCTGACTGCTGCCTGGCCCGTGACCCCTACTGCGCTTGGGATGGAGAGAGCTGCTCTGCCTTCACCCCTTCTACCAAAAG GAGGAGCAGAAGACAGGATGTAAAGCACGGTGATCCACTAAGACAGTGCAGGGGCTTTAATGCCAAAG TGGAGAAACGTCTGAGAGAGACGGTGCAGTTTGGGGTGGAGGGCAGCAGTACCTTCTTGGAGTGTCAGCCTCGCTCCCCTCAGGCCACAGTCAAGTGGCTTTACCAGAGGGAGGGAAAGAGGAAAGTG CTGAATCGTGTTGGAGGAGTTCTGAAAACCAACCAGGGAATCCTCCTGAAGTCTCTCAACCAATCAGACGCGGGGCTCTACCACTGCCTCGCCACCGAGAACAACTTCAAGCACACCATGGCCCGCGTGGCTTTGCGCATCCTGGATCGGGACATCGTTTTGGCGCTAACCGCTCAGGACGAGGACGAAGAGCCAAAAACCCGCCAAGCAGGGGCGTACCCTCAGTCTCTCGTCTCCTCCACACCTTTCCCACCTGAGATCAGACTGATTAACCAGTACTGCCAGTCTTACTGGGACCAAGTCAAccccaaacagcagcagcagcggaaGCGCACTAACCGCAGGCACACAGAAAGTCAGGACCAAGGTCTTGGTTAG